The following coding sequences are from one Musa acuminata AAA Group cultivar baxijiao chromosome BXJ1-6, Cavendish_Baxijiao_AAA, whole genome shotgun sequence window:
- the LOC135676992 gene encoding uncharacterized protein LOC135676992: MSSLVQSPTLEILAREPEVFSIWKGPPFSNGQPLVKLEKVPCTAARFSENGSRLMVTKSNTVISVQDCCSSTEIRSFDIPSLLAATLSPCGTYLQTFHKATTPQDKNVVLWEVQTGAAVYQHFQKNMSKTTWPSIIFTSDESVACRMATNEIQFFDSKDFSKGIIHRLRLPGIAAIELSKAPGHYIAAFVPESKGIPASVQIFSCSKDAQTQPIARRSFFRCSTVALHWNKISSGVLVVAQSDVDKSNQSYYGESKLNYLTTDGSHEGLVPLRKEGPVHDVQWSYSGLEFAVVYGFMPARATIFDRKCNPLLELGQGSYNTIRFNPKGRLICLAGFGNLPGDMAFWDYTEKKLLGTTKAEWSVTSEWSPDGQYFMTATTAPRLQIDNGIKIFRYDGSLYFKKMFSKLYQADWKPEAPERFDDINELVKSVETLKIDNNEKKVQVPKSSSETRSNIQASSVQKPAAYRPPHAKNAASVKAELFGGTAPSEEMSKNALRNKKRREKQKEKKAAEASAAASSS; encoded by the exons ATGTCTTCTCTTGTTCAATCACCAACATTGGAGATACTAG CACGAGAACCAGAAGTGTTCTCCATCTGGAAAGGACCTCCATTCAGCAATGGCCAGCCGCTTGTCAAACTTGAGAAAGTTCCTTGTACCGCTGCAAGGTTCAGTGAAAATGGATCTAGGCTTATGGTGACCAAAAGCAATACTGTCATCAGTGTTCAAGATTGTTGCAGCTCCACTGAGATCAGATCCTTTGACATACCCTCCCTTCTTGCTGCCACTTTGTCTCCATGTGGGACCTATCTCCAAACATTCCATAAAGCCACTACACCACAGGATAAAAATGTTGTGCTGTGGGAAGTACAGACTGGTGCAGCTGTTTATCAGCATTTCCAGAAAAATATGTCTAAGACCACATG GCCATCGATTATATTCACCTCCGATGAATCTGTTGCCTGTCGAATGGCAACAAATGAGATACAGTTTTTTGACTCGAAGGATTTCTCTAAAGGAATTATTCATAGATTAAGACTACCTGGTATTGCTGCAATTGAGCTGTCAAAGGCTCCTGGGCATTACATTGCAGCATTTGTACCGGAATCAAAG GGTATTCCTGCCAGTGTTCAGATCTTTTCTTGTAGTAAGGATGCGCAAACTCAGCCAATTGCGAGGCGGAGTTTCTTTCGTTGTTCCACAGTGGCATTGCATTGGAACAAGATTTCATCTGGAGTTCTAGTAGTTGCTCAATCTGATGTTGATAAAAGCAACCAGAGTTACTATGGTGAATCAAAATTGAACTATTTAACAACTGATGGAAGTCACGAGGGACTTGTTCCTCTTC GAAAAGAGGGACCCGTGCATGATGTTCAGTGGTCTTATTCAGGCTTAGAGTTTGCTGTTGTTTATGGAT TCATGCCTGCAAGAGCAACAATATTTGACAGGAAATGCAATCCACTACTCGAGCTTGGTCAAGGTTCTTACAACACAATTAGATTCAACCCAAAAGGAAGAC TTATATGTTTGGCTGGCTTTGGCAATTTGCCTGGTGACATG GCATTTTGGGACTATACAGAAAAGAAGTTGCTTGGAACAACAAAAGCAGAATGGTCAGTGACCAGTGAATGGTCTCCTGATGGACAGTATTTCATGACTGCCACAACAGCACCAAGACTACAGATAGACAATGG GATAAAAATCTTCCGATATGATGGGTCCCTTTATTTTAAAAAGATGTTCAGTAAGTTGTATCAG GCCGACTGGAAGCCAGAGGCACCTGAACGGTTTGATGATATAAATGAGCTTGTCAAGTCTGTCGAAACTTTGAAGATTGATAATAATGAAAAGAAAG TTCAagttccaaaatcatcatcagagACAAGAagcaacattcaagctagcagtGTGCAAAAACCAGCTGCATACCGCCCACCCCATGCTAAAAATGCTGCTTCAGTGAAGGCAGAG
- the LOC103989351 gene encoding transcription factor bHLH153 — translation MMMMTEVVDHKRRGHDGFVLGNLSGEKRLKAAVPPKEKKDKIGERVSKLQQLVSPFGKSDTASVLSEATAYIKFLHDQLQVLSAPYLQTTVTGEMEEGEHHSLRSRGLCLVPVASTRRIAQSNGADLWAPVNSNRSP, via the exons atgatgatgatgacagaagTGGTCGATCACAAACGACGAGGCCACGATGGCTTTGTTCTTGGCAACTTGAGTGGAGAAAAGAGGCTCAAAGCTGCCGTCCCTCCCAAG GAGAAGAAGGACAAGATCGGAGAGCGAGTGTCGAAGCTGCAACAGCTGGTCTCGCCTTTCGGAAAG TCGGACACAGCATCTGTTCTTTCCGAGGCCACTGCCTACATCAAATTCTTGCATGATCAACTCCAG GTGCTGAGCGCTCCTTATCTGCAGACGACAGTGACGGGGGAGATGGAG GAAGGTGAGCATCACAGCCTAAGAAGCCGTGGCCTCTGTCTCGTGCCGGTCGCCTCCACACGCAGAATTGCTCAAAGCAATGGCGCCGATCTATGGGCGCCGGTGAACTCAAACAGATCACCATAA
- the LOC103989350 gene encoding calmodulin-like protein 3 codes for MDPSELRRVFQMFDRDGDGRITKAEMSGSLQNLGIHVPEVELAAMMERIDANGDGCVDMEEFGTLCCSSMDERDEEEDMREAFNVFDRNGDGFITVEELRLVLASLGLKQGRTAEDCRKMINKVDDNRDGMVDFKEFKQMMKGGGFEGLS; via the coding sequence ATGGACCCGTCGGAGCTGAGGCGGGTCTTCCAGATGTTCGACCGCGACGGGGACGGCCGCATCACGAAGGCGGAGATGAGCGGCTCGCTCCAGAACCTGGGCATCCACGTCCCGGAGGTGGAGCTCGCGGCGATGATGGAGCGGATCGACGCCAACGGCGACGGGTGCGTCGACATGGAGGAGTTCGGGACGCTCTGCTGCAGCAGCATGGACGAGCGGGACGAGGAGGAGGACATGCGCGAGGCGTTCAACGTGTTCGACCGCAACGGGGACGGGTTCATCACcgtggaggagctgcggctggtgCTCGCCTCGCTCGGCCTCAAGCAAGGCAGGACCGCGGAGGACTGCAGGAAGATGATAAACAAGGTGGACGACAACCGGGATGGGATGGTGGACTTCAAGGAGTTTAAGCAAATGATGAAGGGGGGAGGATTCGAAGGCTTGAGTTAG